The Schistocerca gregaria isolate iqSchGreg1 chromosome 4, iqSchGreg1.2, whole genome shotgun sequence genome contains a region encoding:
- the LOC126268015 gene encoding uncharacterized protein LOC126268015, whose translation MARTLLVVTAMMAVAALVSCVCEDWQLTTDVACENDDGFPPVCIGPCDLLGYESGRCVDKLCRCSTDAINTNQPCSQSDGYPSPCVGFCMRMLNYSRARCVDDRCRCLP comes from the exons ATGGCCAGGACATTGCTCGTGGTCACCGCCATGATGGCCGTTGCCGCTCTAGTCTCCTGTGTGTGCGAAGACTGGC AGCTGACGACAGATGTCGCCTGCGAGAACGACGACGGGTTCCCGCCGGTGTGCATCGGGCCGTGTGACCTCCTCGGCTACGAATCGGGCCGCTGCGTCGACAAACTGTGCCGCTGCTCCACCGACG CTATAAACACGAATCAGCCGTGTTCTCAAAGCGATGGCTATCCGTCGCCTTGCGTGGGTTTCTGCATGCGGATGCTCAACTACTCAAGGGCTCGCTGTGTGGACGATAGATGTCGCTGTCTGCCCTGA